The genomic window CCATAGCCTCTGGTGCTGATGGTGTGGAAATTCATTCTGCTAATGGGTATTTGTTAAACCAATTTTTGGATCCAATCTCTAATAAGAGAACTGATGAATACGGTGGATCAATCGAAAATAGAGCTCGTTTCACTTTGGAAGTTGTTGATGCTGTAGTTGCGGCAATTGGTGAAGATAAGGTTGGTGTTAGATTCTCTCCTTATGGTACTTTCGGTAAAATGTCTAGTGGTTATGATCCAACTTTGTTGGCTCAATATGCTTACGTTATTGgtgaattagaaaagagAGCTAAAGCCGGTAAACGTATTGCTTATATTCATTTGGTCGAACCTCTTGTTACTAATCTATTTATGACAGAAGGTGAAGGTGAATATAAGGATGGTACTAatgattttgtttattCCATTTGGAAGGGTCCAATTATTAGAGCTGGTAACTTGGCATTAAATCCACAACTTGTCAGAGAAATGGTCAAGGATGAAAGAACTTTAATTGGTTACGGTAGATTCTTCATTGCTAACCCTGATATTGTCGATAGAGTTGAAAAGGGCCAACAGTTTAACCAATATGATAAGGATACATTTTATGCAATGAGTGAAAAGGGTTATAATGATTACCCAACTTATCCTGAAGCGATTAAATTAGGTTGGGATAAGAAATGAGCCAACTTAAAATGACTTTTACGATTTTTTACACCCTTCTTCTAAACTACTTATATAGGTTTGTATGATGTTAACTAAATAATTAGGAATAgaataaaagaagaaatttatGACTAAATATTGCTTGAATCACCGTAACGTTCAATTAATTACTTGCTCAAAGATAGGGTTTTATATTGTTCTCAGAATGAATTGTTATTATGCCTTCCTTAAAACTtcttattaattttatttcttagcGGAATGGAATACTGTTTCTAAAAATTTGGTATTGTGAAATTACTACTTTGGGTCAAATTCGACTAACCCGCTATCCGATATTAATAACCGGATTTCCCCTACCATTGCATCTCGATATACGAGTGCCGCACCCTATAAAGAATGACAGACTTGAAACATGAACTAACTTGAAACATTAAGCACACCCAATGACAATATACGAAATTACCCATTGAGGAAATAACTAATGAAGTAGATTAAAACAAACTGATCTGTCGGAATTATATGTATCTGGCACACAGTGTACAGACACGTGGTTTCGTACAACACGATATatgttttctatataagaaaatttttattccatatgtaaagtgtataatatatattactctCCTGTCCTAGGACGGGGAGGAGCAATTCTGCAAAGAATCTACCTATAAGG from Naumovozyma dairenensis CBS 421 chromosome 3, complete genome includes these protein-coding regions:
- the OYE2 gene encoding NADPH dehydrogenase (similar to Saccharomyces cerevisiae OYE2 (YHR179W); ancestral locus Anc_5.58) — translated: MPFVKNFPPVALGDTNLFKPIKVGNTELQHRVVMPPLTRMRAHHPGNIPNDWAVEYYSQRTQRPGTMIITEGAFPSPQSGSYDNAPGIWSEEQMKQWKKIFDKIHENKSFVWVQLWVLGRQGLADVLARDGLRFDGPSDGVYMDEETEARAKKSNNPLHGITKDEIKQYIKEYVQAAKNSIASGADGVEIHSANGYLLNQFLDPISNKRTDEYGGSIENRARFTLEVVDAVVAAIGEDKVGVRFSPYGTFGKMSSGYDPTLLAQYAYVIGELEKRAKAGKRIAYIHLVEPLVTNLFMTEGEGEYKDGTNDFVYSIWKGPIIRAGNLALNPQLVREMVKDERTLIGYGRFFIANPDIVDRVEKGQQFNQYDKDTFYAMSEKGYNDYPTYPEAIKLGWDKK